The window AAAAGATACTAAAAACTTAAACACGGGGGACCAGACCAGTGATGAAGACCTTCATCATCGTCTTGGTGGTCTCTTGACAGCCGAGCTTAACAAAAATTGTTCTGACATCTTGGAAGAGGAGATCAGAGACACAGAAGTTGGGTTCATTGATAAATTCCCAGAGTAGTGAGACTTTGCTCTTGTTGGAACAGATCCAGTAAAATGTAGCTAAGTAAATTAACCAGCAATTTAGACGCACATGATGAATTTCAGATTTCTTACCTtagaaaatcacagaaatttgCTACTAATAGTTTTACATTTCCATAAATTGAGGATAAAGCAACTGTTGGTAAAGAGGCAGTAATTGGAATGCTTCCAATTTCAGTTCATCATAGTAttaaaagaaaacgggaatttCAAAGTTCGTTAGgccaacattaaataaaaatttaggcACAACAAATGTCATGTATTTGAGTTACATTTTGTGTTTGGTGTTTACTCATGGAGAGAATAAATACAAGAATATTTCGGTTATTTAATCATTGGCAGGCGAGGATATTTcatgtaatttttgttttcaaggaTACAATATTCTTTAAGCCAGCTTTAATATTTATTCTCAGCAAACATCGTGGATTCCAGTTACATTTTCTGTCTGCCAATCACTAAGGGAGAGAATAATCTTTTAAGCTGATTTTGAGTATTTCAGTTAAACATTTCGTAtgatatttgtttcatttatcatctGACTTGAAGGTAGATTTCAATTATAATAACTGTCCGAATCATCCCATGCTCTTGTCCGAATCATCACCATGGGTGGAGATGATTCGgacattttggaaatttttatttgaaggcAAATAGCTTCAAGTATAGTAAAGTATACGACTTACCAAATTCACTCGTAAATGTAGGATGATGAGGCTACACATTGACATGTCAGCGACATCTCTGCTCCTTACTTAAACTTTTACTTCTagatagaaatttttaaaaaagtgtcATAACCATCATCTATATTTATGAATTGTTCGAAGAGTCAATTAACCTATTTTAATGTGAACTTTATCAAACTGCACTTTATTGCTTGTACTACATGTAACAATTTATGATTTATCTTTAAGGTATTAATGTTCTATTATGTTCTCTCATCAGGTGGCTAGAACAGCGCGGGAAATCGTTCCGCCCTTCTGCCACATGCTCGGAGCTGCTGTTTATTTGCCAAAAGAATCGGCCGGAGCGAAGGTATGAGATTGACAACACCATCCGTGAATGGGGCCATGAAGTTGTCCgtttgcccccccacccccccaccccctgatcACCCCGAGCTCAATGGAATTGAACAGGTGTGGGGGGTCATGAAGAGACTCTTACGTTCCTCTCTCCGTCGATTTACTCGATCCGACCTGCCGGACAGGTTGGAGGAAGCCAGGCTTTCTGTTAACCTGGAAGTGTGGGCAGGAGCAGTTCGACAATCCCGTCATTTCGAAGAGGAGTATTGGGAGTTGGACAATATCCCAGAAACAGTAGAACCAGTCATCATTATCCTGGCCAGTGATGATAAGGACGAGGAAGATGATCGTTTCCTCGAGAGTGATGActgcattttgtaaataaatcatgaatagttTTAGGAGTTTTATTTGTACATCTAATGGGAATTTATAGAAGTAAAGTGAACATAATTCATTtatcctttaaaataattacaacaTGTAGCAAAACAAATAGTGAAGATGATAATGCAGTGAAGGAATGATACCatattttatctttagcttcaagATCGGCAATAACATACCCAGTTGCCATAATTTGTTAGCctaatgaaataacctatcatctaatgttaaacttaatttctgaggaggccatggcttattgcacagtgaaaaaacatgacaaagactttatgaatggtggaacaatacatagatgtgggtggggtatctgtgctagcgtagtaatactactgtagcagtagtgccgcaacagtagtaatagcagtaatatacatgaattaaacatttaggccaactgccgggatccttgaggatcatttagcacttcttacaactactcgagaaatgagtttttatagccagaagttaaattctctaatccaacaatgcccatgaggccaaagtgggtggagcctcatgaagtcatcattctgacaatcattactggtgaaggtttaaagccaaaatacggtaccggctatttttttttattattattattattaaataggtagattgccaataaataaaaattgcttgacattggatatagcagttatcaaatcaaacttgtctactatgtttttgaaaattaccaactattccctacatcttgtcaatctaatTGTGACCTATAaggtagactgtaatttcttaggaaacttattttgggagttagactaataatcgaagtgtttttgtatttattaacatattttgttggtttgttcattatgacaattatcagtggagaggtttcagagttcataaaggtgtactgctttgcttgtatttaaataattatgtcattgttgccagaggtttagccttcgttacgtatagccaatcatccatcgagaaagagggaaaaaatgctgtcataagttacgtaacgggtgcgtttgaaaccttttctctgagtaagttggcccatcttcaaaaaaagtcacttttacattataagtaccaaatttattcaacctacgtaatgcagaatacagtaaaaatttatgtttagatataatatgtattctgaataagcgttatatttatgaaatgcatagataaaaagttattgagaAAAACGTGTTAGAGGCCCTGAATCTCTAGTAAGTTAGTTTTTCGAGTAAATTATTAAGAATTTTATCAGGATGGCAATGAGCGACAGCAGCAGCGGAAAGCAATGGAGAAATCTTGTTTGCCTTGCAGACATGCAATATGATGaattagcaggaagggaactgacATTTCTTATCTATGAGATCAAAAACAACCCTAACTAAATAGatgcaaaaatattcatagacatattggaaagatatgatccttcaaactggagcaagtctgcagaaaatattttgaaaataattgaaggagtaccaaataaaattcaagtaatCAAAAGACTTATAAAAGAATTTCACATCAATCAgcatattccaacaaagaaaatgaataaggtgaatatagtgaatatactgattgatgcaataggaaaacgaATGCCGAAAACATGTAATTTATGTAAGGTGTGGTGTAGCATTGTAAATCCtcaaaacctgatcaggaaatgctatGCTTGCCACGTACCAACACTTCCTCAATGtgcagaagtccagcaaaatacaagtaaggaCAAGAGTATTTTGTTAACATGTCTATAATggatagataattatattaaatcgagacttaatgtgcaaatagtagaggatgaagatgaggaagaggaagacgaggaaaatggaaaaggagaaaataaaactgaagtgatagaaaaaataatgaaaacaaagaatagaacaagagtatggatgcagagatactcatagatactacagatgaggcaatacagcagcatacatacgatgaaataaattatgacatgacaacacaaaataaaatctcgaAGAGGCTTTACCTAGATcttcatactgatgggaaagagcaagaaaaacaaaagaaaagaatgacactttgcacccttttgaaaagaaggaattgcagattcagtgaaagatgttactacaagcatcccaaggtatgtcacaattatgagatttatggcaaatgtgcatacctagacggctatgaagATGAATGCagcgatctacatccaaaaatgtgcaaaaacttaaaataagGAAAGGGATGCAAGTTCAAcaaaaaaatgtagatatatgcaccctgtagccatgaatcaaaatcaaataaataatgaaaataaaaatgaagcaaataaagaaaggaacaaagaacacgaggtgaaggaaaaaacaagccatcaccacgTTATGAAATGTCGGCATCGAGAATTCAAGCAGCAGCACCCAGAAACAGTGCAaggaacaagcactgtatatacagtgcgaggggatggtgcagatacagaGATAAATGcaaattcatacacaaaatgactAAATATGAAGACAGAAGATCGAATATATTGGAagagttggattttttaatgtcagaatttccgGAAAtggagaaaagaacaacataccagaaatggaaagagacatgggaaaatccttattataataagggtattaaatgaaggagataacatgcaaaccatcatagtgatgaatgtgtagggtttagttacgagtaactcaaaaagaaaaatagagttcctagaagaactaacccaaaatgaataaatagatataatgaatataagtgaaacctatggtattcccaagagactggtaatgatgatccgataaaggggttccaaacttatagaacagatagaaaaaataggagtcaagggggaaccgcgatgtTATTATTGATCCGAAGTAGTTAAACTCATTGTTTTGCTTTAGCACTTTACCATCTTTCACTTGAATGTTTATTTCTTCATGTCCTTCTCTACTACTAATCATTAGCTCTGTCTTTTCAATGTTCActttcaatcttttcccttctagGGCTCCTTTCCATGCTAAAAACCTTTCTTGCAGTTCTTCTGTGTCTGCTATAATGACTAAGTCATCGGCAAACTTCAGTTCCCACAGTTCTTCGTTGTTCCTTAATTCTGACTCGGAGTTGATCCCTGATGGAGGTCAACCTCCACAGGGAATACCTCATTCTCCCCATAGTTTTGTCTGTGTAGTTCTTGCCCCTTCATACATCATTTTCACTAACCTTGCCAACTTCTCTGGTACTCCTCTCTTCCTCAAACATCAATAGACTACTCTTCTCGGTACCCTGCCTTTTCAAGATCCACAAAACAATTGTAAACTTTCCTGTTTCCTTCTAGATACTTCTCATGGACTTGTCTTACTATAAAAATAGCATCCACTGTGCTCTTTCCTTTCATAAACCCAAAACTACTGTTCGTGTATATCTGTTGATTCTCTCAATTTCCTTCTACTATTCTTTGTAGTACCGTAAATACATGCTCTAAAACCTTTATTCCTCTGTAGTTCCCAAAGTTTAACACGTCTCCTTTTTGTTCATACATTTTAATCATCCAACTGTCGTTCCAGTCCCTTGGCATTCCCTCTACATGCCAGATATTTTCCAATAGTGTGTGCAGCCACTCTCTGTCTAGATTTCCCGATGCTTTAATCATTTCTATTGTTACTTCTGACTTTCCTGcagctttatttacttttcctttctttatagcATTCTCGACATCATTCTCTCTGATGTTTGCTATTGGTTCTTCTACTGGAgaaacattttccagttcttcacaCTCACTCTCATTGTTTAATAGTTGTGAAAAATGGtctctccatcttctcttgacttcCTCTTCCTCGATGAAGATATTTCCTATTTCATGTTTAATAATTCCTGCCTCTCCTACATCCTGCCTGTCTATTCTTCTCGCTTCTGCAATTCTATAGATTATCTTCTCTCCCTCAGGTGTTCCCGTTATTTCATCCCATTCTATCCTGGCTTCTCCCTTTGTAATCGCTACTACTCTCTTTGTTTCCCTCTTTGTCCACCTATACTCCTCTCTTGTTTGGTAGTTATCTTCTTCCCACCCACTTCTGGCTATACTCTTTTCCTTCAGAGCTGTTTGAACCTCTTGATTCcacaaccatttttctttttcctgttgcTGCTTACCAATTGTCCTCCCAcacacttctgctgctgctggTACCACAATCTTTCACATGATTCTGACATCCTACTTAAAATATCTCTCTCCTCCGGTTCTTTCCACTTTACTTCTGAACTCTCTTGCCTTCTCCCCCCTTCAGTTTCCAAGTTTTTATCCTCCTATTCCTGGTTGGggcttttcttttccttattgcTTTCAACCTAAAATCTGCCACTACCAGTTTATGCTGAGCTACATCATTTGGAATAACCTTGCAGTCCGTAATGatttccttttcttcatttctaACCAAAACATCATTtgtgtctcattttgtttacttttgtatgTTACCagacaacttttttttctcaaactGTGTATTCAAAACTACCAGATACATAGCTTCTGCTAATTCCAACAATATTTCACCTTCCTGGGTTCTTCCTAAATTTCTTCCTCCATGTATTGCTTCAAAACCGTCAGAAAACTGACACTCACCTACATGGGCATTCATGTCCCCAGATAACACTAGTAGTTCACTTCTTGGAACACTTTCAATATATTCTTCTAATTTCTCTCGAAgttcctccttttcctcttcaCTACACCTTTGTTGAGGAGTATAAGCCGAGATGATATGCCATACTCTCTTATCTTTCACAAACTTTAAGCTCATGAGCCTGTCACTGATATGCTGGACCTCTGTaacattttcctgtaaatctggaTGTATCTTCCCATGGgtaataaattttatatcctCTCCCAGCTTTCTTGCACTTTTCCCCTTCCATTTAATCTCTTGTTTACACagaatcataattttccttctctGCATGACATCAATCAACTCTCTCCCCTCTCCTGTGAGGCTACCTACATTCCAATTTCCAATTCTCATTTTTCCATTCTTCTTCCAATCCTCTCTTCTCACTAACTTCTTTAGACACAGTTGTGACTTCTGCGGTACCTTTTGCATATTTCTCACTGCTGTCAGGGGATACTGCAGCACGATGCTTACGGGGTACGCCCTAGCCCTATTATTGCATTCCATCATCAACTCGAGATTCATTATTTAGGTGTTGCCACTGTTTTCATACATGGTTGGCTAGACCAGGCAGCAACTCTAACCATTTATTCGGACTTGAGACTGGGAGCAAGATGGACTGGCTTGTCCCCCACTGGCTGGGTtataacttacatatatatgtatatatatacgataataggCCGCTTAGCGCCACGTGGCCTATCTTGTCGAATTTTGAAGGAACAGAAAAGTTATGAAGAAATTTCGACAGTCCATTAGGCAACTTACAGagtgtagagaaaggggtggagctTAGACACTCGACAAGGAGAGAGCTCTAAGTCATGTGTTTGGAGGTTTGATAAGAGCTTGTGTATATTTTTTGGTCAGCGCTCCCACCACAATTTTTGCCTACCACATATCACTTTATTGTCTTCTGTGACCTTAATATGGGTCAAGGCTGTGATTTGAGTCAACAGATAATGGCAGAGATATGTGCATTGAAGCAATCTGGCCTTAAAACAAAGCAGATATCGGATCAGCTGGGTGTGAGGAGGAATTCAGTTTGGCACTGGGTAGCCAGATTTAACgaaggtggcaaccatgagattCCATCTCAGGAAAAGCACCTTGGTATGCCTAAGAAGACTTCTGATCAAAGTTTCACTGTTCTCAAGAGTCAATTAGAAAGTAATTAGTGGATCGGTCTATGATAGTCTCGTGGACGTGAGAGTGTTGTGGAGGCTTTATGTCGGAGGAGGAGCTGTGTACCCCAGACAAATGTCATCGCGGCTGTCTCACACACCTAAACGCAAGTGTTGTATTTAGTGCGTTAATGGTGTCGGGTTCGTCAGAGTCAAGACTAGATGCCATGTGGTTCCATAAAGGACTTCTGAATGCGGTCAACTTGTGTCGTTAATGGCAGGAGCCAAACCATTCGAAGATACCAGAACACACCTGGAGAGGTGTGCTGTAATGAGTCCGTTAGTGGTGTCAGTGTCGACCGAGGAAAGGAGCTTTCTGAGATCTAGACTTTGTATTGCTGTGTGGTTccattaaaggttctctgaaggtaagCGGCCTCAGTGAGTCCATTAATGGCATGGCCAAAACCGTTGTGTTTACTGTCCAatctgggaggtcaccagttgtcaGGACGTAGATAGACAGGTATCTGGTTGCTGATgctttattgctgttgttgttttgattgagctgaccttgtgtcagcacgggctcttgctcactgaGCAGCCTGTAAAGCTTTATTGCCCGAGTGCGGGGTACACAAtgacaggtgcggacggacatGTAGTACCTGGGTCGGGTCGACAGAGGTCCGAACGCAGAGATGGATAATTTGTGTttctttacatacatataaatgataatatgtGCAGACGTAGTCTGTGTATATAcatgttatttttcattgacgGAAAGGCCGGAGAATTCTACATCGAATAACATATATTGCAAATTAGCGACTTgttgaaataaacataaaacatcgAAAAGACGTTGTCTTTACAGGAGTTTCTTCACTCTATGTCATTCCAGATTGACAACCTTTACCTTAGAATGAAGAATTCGCCCCATTTCAACTACTGACAGATTTTAACAGCTATATTGGAATAGGAATAAACTTATAGACGTTTAATACCACGAGTTTAAGCAGACACTTAAGAAAAGAGGTTACCAGGAAGGTTAGATATTGCCCTGTGACTCATTATCCTCTAAAAGAAGGTGACATTGTTTTGATTAAGGAAGATAATACTAAGATTAACAATTACCCTTTAGGTCGAATGGGAACTTTTACTAAAGGTCTTGGGAAGACTACACATGATGTAGTATTTAATCTAATTCCTTGTCTTTCTGTAGACAATGAGGGAGAGGCCTAAAAGAAAGGCTGCTGTGGAAAGCCGAAGAAAAACCTCTGAAATGTTGAACAGATAAACTTTGGTCGTCTTCTGGACCGAACCAGCCGCTCTTGCttttgctttcttcctgaggTCGGCGGGAATGAAAGCCAGTTATGAAGGAGCATGTGACCTCGCAAAGAGTCTAGTAACTCTCTGATGCTCTCAGCTCCAATTTATCCTACAGGAAATACAACGGGCCCTTATGAAGTGACAAGTCCTTTCATCATGTAAGCTTCTTTTAACACCATCAGGAAGAAACTCTCCTTCATCGCAGTCTCTCTACACTTGAGCCTTCTTTCATCCCAGGACGTTATCAGTGGGTCTGTAAAATTCAGGTGGAGTTTCTCTTGCCAGTCCGCAATCATTTTCAGGGACAATGCTTATTCCGTATGCAATGCCGACCAGTTATCATCACGTCTTCTATTTGTATAGCATTATGGGTCTAAATATCATATCTGTTATTCATACCTCGCATATTTATAAGTTTATAATACGACGTTTTCTTTTGTGCCTTTTAAGAAATGTTATCATAATGTTATTGTAATTGGATATCATTTTTGACTGTTGGTTTGTGTACATACGCTTTCCAAGGGATGCAATTTGCCAAGTGTTATATTCTTTGAACACCCTCGTATAGATAATTGAAATCCATACAGATTTTTATTGTGAAGCCTGTAATCAGGTATTTCGTATCATTGAAAGGTATTTGAAGTTGCTGAATTGAGTTTTAGCAGCCATTTCAACGtcctcattattctctctctctctctctctctctctctctctctctctctctctctctctctctctctctctgggactgAATTGCATGTCTCCTTCAGAAGACCATGACATGACGTTGACCCTTTCTTTCTTGGGCTCCCAAGAAGAGGACAACAAGGGAAGGCAAACTTTCTTTCCTATACCAGACTCCCTCCCGTGGACAAAAGAAGAGTCttctttcttgtctttctttttgagaaagcttcaggaggaggaagaggaatgtTTTGATAAGCGATAACGTCACGTACTGCAATACCACCTCTTCACGATTTCTGTGATGGCTAAATATGATCATAAGAGGGTTGGTGggcccgtctgtctgtctgtctgtcagtctctccatctgtctctggCTTTCGGCAGCCATTGAAGAAAAATACTCCCAGTTGACGGAAGAAGAAACGAATAACAGGACAGATAATGAGGCTTTCCCAGTGAggttccttatctctctctctctctctctctctgataaggtCTGCGAGGGGCATCAAAGCTACTTGTGTTCCTCCCAAAtgagtcactgagagagagagagaaaggcctaTTACCCTTCAGCCAGGAAGCAGCACCATGACCTTATCAGTTCCTCTTCTTGTGAGGTCTCACAGGAATCGTCTATTGCCCTATCCACTCCTTTTATTCACTCATAGCTATCACCACAATTGCTACCCTCCTCACCTGTCTGACATTCTTACCTTACAGAACGTCGctgcacacacgtacacacacacacatacaagtagATAGAACAATCTTGGTGGTTAAAAATCCTTACAGTTGAAGCTCATGTCAAACCTGATTATGCACATTGATATTAATAGTACCAATAACAAGATTAATAATTGCATAATTATATATTGGTATAATTTAGTTAAATAGATAATGAAATAGATAGGTACATAcctgcatacatacgtacataggtGCATATCTACGTACATTCATGTCTGTGTTTGTATGAGACGCACTTATCATGAAGGTATTTCCTCGCCCAGTGACACCTTCTCGTATCTTTAGCAGCTATGTGATTACGGTACTTTGTTAAAGGCTACATTTTGATCCATGATGTATTTTTCGATGGATCCTTTTTTATCTAATGTTATGTATGTTGGGTGTCACTGCTACCGCATGTATGTAGCAGTGGGTGGGAGTGAGAATGCTACACGTGAGGCTTCTTGATTTGCTTGATTTTCATAAGGAGCAGTTCCAAGAACTTTGAGGTCTCAGTTGGGGCGTAATGTCATTTAAACGACACAAGTCATCAGTTGCCAATCACCTAAATATGCTTCATAGATTATAGTAACTCTGCAAATAATACCTTTGACTTACAACAATGACCTGTCAAAAGCGAAAAACATGCAAAGCATGAGAAGGTCTTCTAATAAAATCACATATGATGCTCCAcaataattgaataaatgaaGGCAGCATTATTGACCACAATGGGCATGGGTCCACCTCAAAATATAACAGCAATAATTTGTCCAGGCCAGAAATGCTATGACCGCCCAAGTTGAATGGATGCAGCAACAACACCTAAGATAAGTAGCAGCTAAACAGTCCAAGTCGATGCACACACAACATTAACTCTCGTCCAGTCCAGATGCAGCCTAATCAACTCAATAAAAGTCCATTGAAAATGAGGTCCGACCAACACATCTTGTGAACTGCCCCAAGACCACACAGTACTCACTTTAAGGAGGAGGGCTTTCCTCAGATAGACATTCATCACTTTGTCAAACTACAGCTCCTTGGATATGCAATGACTTAACAAGCTGGTCCTGAAACAGTTGTAGCTGTCGAGACAAGAAGtctaaaaaattatgaatgaaatataaGTGCATATGGCACTTACAGTATGCAAAGTGCAGCTCAGTGGAGGCCAGGGAATGTGTGAGATGAC is drawn from Macrobrachium nipponense isolate FS-2020 chromosome 47, ASM1510439v2, whole genome shotgun sequence and contains these coding sequences:
- the LOC135204418 gene encoding uncharacterized protein LOC135204418, with the protein product MNLELMMECNNRARAYPVSIVLQYPLTAVRNMQKVPQKSQLCLKKLVRREDWKKNGKMRIGNWNVGSLTGEGRELIDVMQRRKIMILCKQEIKWKGKSARKLGEDIKFITHGKIHPDLQENVTEVQHISDRLMSLKFVKDKRVWHIISAYTPQQRCSEEEKEELREKLEEYIESVPRSELLVLSGDMNAHVGECQFSDGFEAIHGGRNLGRTQEGEILLELAEAMYLVVLNTQFEKKKLSAAAEVCGRTIGKQQQEKEKWLWNQEVQTALKEKSIARSGWEEDNYQTREEYRWTKRETKRVVAITKGEARIEWDEITGTPEGEKIIYRIAEARRIDRQDVGEAGIIKHEIGNIFIEEEEVKRRWRDHFSQLLNNESECEELENVSPVEEPIANIRENDVENAIKKGKVNKAAGKSEVTIEMIKASGNLDREWLHTLLENIWHVEGMPRDWNDSWMIKMYEQKGDVLNFGNYRGIKVLEHVFTVLQRIVEGN